In Hyperolius riggenbachi isolate aHypRig1 chromosome 10, aHypRig1.pri, whole genome shotgun sequence, a genomic segment contains:
- the LOC137536298 gene encoding histone H3 yields the protein MARTKQTARKSTGGKAPRKQLATKAARKSAPATGGVKKPHRYRPGTVALREIRRYQKSTELLIRKLPFQRLVREIAQDFKTDLRFQSSAVMALQEASEAYLVGLFEDTNLCAIHAKRVTIMPKDIQLARRIRGERA from the coding sequence ATGGCCAGAACCAAGCAGACAGCCCGCAAGTCCACCGGCGGGAAGGCTCCCCGCAAGCAGCTGGCTACTAAAGCCGCCCGTAAGAGCGCTCCAGCCACCGGCGGAGTGAAGAAGCCCCACCGCTACCGGCCCGGCACTGTGGCTCTCCGCGAGATCCGCCGCTACCAGAAATCCACCGAGCTGCTAATCCGCAAGCTGCCCTTCCAGCGCCTGGTGCGGGAGATCGCTCAGGACTTCAAGACCGACCTGCGCTTCCAGAGCTCGGCCGTCATGGCTCTGCAGGAGGCCAGCGAGGCTTATCTGGTGGGGCTCTTCGAGGACACCAACCTGTGCGCCATCCACGCCAAGAGGGTCACCATCATGCCCAAAGACATCCAGCTGGCCCGCAGGATCCGCGGCGAGAGGGCCTAA